In one Acidimicrobium ferrooxidans DSM 10331 genomic region, the following are encoded:
- a CDS encoding IS3 family transposase: MEAEYARFEIKRMARLLEVSRAGYYRWRRTQVAPSRRACARRDLENRVVAVHQASSGTYGARRITAALLAAGVVTSHNTVAAAMARRGIAGISPRRFRPATTHADPKAIYPPDLVARKFDPGRLHALWTSDITYLALAGAMAYLCVVRDEHSRRVLGWSVAERMETTLVLEALGQAVAVRGSHAQGVIWHTDRGSQFSDHRVVAFCARHGITRSMGRTGTCYDHASAESFWSIFKHEFFYRHAFGDLAELRRGIQSYIQFYNHQRSCSKIGYLAPVVFEHLVAEEARVK; the protein is encoded by the coding sequence ATGGAGGCGGAGTACGCTCGCTTCGAGATCAAACGGATGGCACGCTTACTCGAGGTCTCCCGGGCTGGCTACTACCGATGGCGACGCACCCAGGTAGCACCGTCGCGTCGGGCATGTGCAAGACGCGACCTCGAGAACCGAGTGGTCGCGGTCCACCAGGCATCCTCTGGCACCTACGGCGCACGACGGATCACGGCGGCACTCCTCGCCGCTGGCGTGGTGACGAGCCACAACACGGTGGCAGCAGCGATGGCCAGGCGCGGCATCGCCGGTATCAGCCCCAGGAGGTTCCGCCCAGCGACCACCCACGCCGATCCGAAGGCGATCTACCCACCAGACCTCGTTGCCAGGAAGTTCGACCCGGGGCGCCTGCACGCCCTCTGGACCTCGGACATCACCTACCTCGCTCTCGCCGGCGCGATGGCATACCTGTGTGTGGTGCGCGACGAGCACTCGCGGCGGGTGCTCGGATGGAGCGTCGCGGAGCGCATGGAGACCACGCTCGTGCTCGAGGCCCTCGGCCAGGCCGTCGCGGTGCGTGGGTCCCACGCGCAGGGGGTCATCTGGCACACCGACCGAGGGAGTCAGTTCAGCGACCATCGAGTTGTGGCCTTCTGTGCCCGACACGGGATCACGCGCTCCATGGGGCGAACCGGCACCTGCTACGACCACGCGAGCGCGGAGTCCTTCTGGTCGATCTTCAAACACGAGTTCTTCTACCGCCACGCCTTTGGCGACCTCGCCGAGCTGCGCCGCGGCATACAGAGCTACATCCAGTTCTACAACCACCAGCGCAGCTGCTCGAAGATCGGCTACCTTGCCCCAGTCGTCTTCGAGCACCTCGTCGCGGAGGAGGCTCGCGTGAAGTAA
- a CDS encoding SRPBCC family protein: MTNVENVPEVRVVSAAREVHATPATIFELIADPSRHASWDGNENVASASEHQRVTRAGDVFRATLTTGAVRENHVVEFEEGRRIAWQPAEPGKEPPGHLWRWELEPLDAERTLVRHTYDWTALNDPNRFARARATTSERLMASVERLCALAEREASDPA, from the coding sequence ATGACCAACGTCGAGAACGTCCCTGAAGTTCGTGTCGTGAGTGCCGCTCGAGAGGTGCACGCGACACCGGCGACCATCTTCGAGCTGATCGCCGACCCGTCCCGTCATGCGTCGTGGGACGGGAACGAGAACGTGGCCTCCGCGAGCGAACACCAGCGTGTGACCCGTGCCGGCGATGTGTTCCGCGCGACCCTCACGACCGGCGCTGTCCGGGAGAACCACGTCGTGGAGTTCGAGGAGGGTCGGCGCATCGCGTGGCAGCCGGCTGAGCCCGGCAAGGAGCCGCCCGGGCACCTGTGGCGCTGGGAGCTCGAGCCCCTCGACGCGGAGCGAACGCTGGTTCGCCACACGTACGACTGGACGGCCCTCAACGATCCGAATCGGTTCGCTCGGGCCCGAGCCACGACCTCCGAGCGGCTCATGGCATCGGTCGAGCGGCTGTGCGCACTCGCAGAGCGCGAGGCCTCGGATCCTGCCTGA
- a CDS encoding FUSC family protein, producing the protein MTALAASRPALDLHRFDRRGLRVAAGARVALAVAVAITAGALSHHLGGAIEAAIGAIIAGMSSLEGAYRSRIVTMVVGAIVFAASATVGATLGHVLVAEMAILAIWGLAAGWAVALGPAAGVIGLEAVLGVVLFADQHLALGPALVAGWWTLAGGLGELLLVGFALPFVRSPMERTAAATLLAERASTLRAIGSAPPSVLDLEGSETLRQALREPQPFSDPAILDALRSIADEAERIRLEAAAIATARTHVQVALDDDVPDARIVADAIDTALTALADGLDVLARRLMTQRHHEPPPTIARILGVALWTLERAGDDHGALGEGAREATVAIENLAASLRSLDHLGAVVLGRAAPMRRADGTNLRVEGELRASLHDAMATLRRSLAPSSEVGHHGARVAATLVVAVALAASLPVAHRYWLPLTVIFVLRPDFTTTLRRAFARSMGTVIGVGLVTALLALTHPSTVTLAAASVALAGLAIATQRANYLLFSFAVSSLVVVLLAFTGAPALGLAIDRSVYTVLGSLLAVMAVIAWPSWERGRVGERLATLLEADAQHAALLGSAWESGTPTARVAVTDARRRARLARQRAEASVSRWLDEPRHSGSDPVNDDERVLGVLAAVRRYVWSALVLDRLLDLERTTPAPSVPLGRLGNDLADLLQSCAAAARGDRFAVDVARARTTQIELATALLASESSAPHVSERNRVIMRETDRMVAAATTIAHLLAVSTRPRDREGPEDRGLAHDAR; encoded by the coding sequence GTGACGGCGCTAGCGGCCTCGCGCCCGGCTCTCGATCTCCACCGATTCGATCGGCGCGGCCTGCGAGTCGCCGCTGGCGCTCGAGTAGCCCTCGCCGTCGCGGTCGCTATCACGGCCGGCGCGCTGAGCCACCATCTCGGGGGCGCCATCGAGGCAGCGATCGGAGCCATCATCGCCGGCATGAGCTCGCTCGAAGGTGCCTACCGATCTCGCATCGTGACCATGGTGGTCGGGGCGATCGTCTTCGCCGCCTCGGCCACCGTGGGGGCGACCCTCGGCCACGTCCTCGTAGCCGAGATGGCCATCCTCGCGATCTGGGGCCTGGCCGCCGGTTGGGCCGTCGCGCTCGGCCCTGCGGCTGGCGTCATCGGCCTCGAGGCCGTGCTTGGCGTCGTACTGTTCGCGGATCAACACCTGGCGCTCGGCCCAGCGCTCGTCGCAGGGTGGTGGACGCTCGCCGGTGGGCTCGGCGAGCTGCTCCTCGTCGGCTTCGCCCTTCCCTTCGTCAGGTCACCGATGGAGCGGACCGCCGCCGCGACGCTTCTCGCAGAGCGCGCCTCGACCCTTCGTGCGATCGGTTCTGCGCCTCCGAGCGTGCTCGACCTAGAGGGATCGGAGACGCTCCGACAGGCTCTTCGCGAACCGCAGCCCTTTAGCGACCCAGCGATCCTCGACGCTCTACGCTCCATCGCCGACGAGGCAGAGCGCATCCGCCTCGAGGCAGCCGCGATCGCCACGGCCCGAACCCATGTTCAGGTGGCGCTGGACGATGACGTCCCGGACGCACGCATCGTCGCCGACGCGATCGACACGGCGCTCACGGCGCTCGCCGACGGGCTCGACGTGCTCGCACGTCGGCTCATGACCCAGCGCCACCATGAGCCGCCGCCGACGATCGCGCGGATACTCGGCGTCGCCCTCTGGACGCTCGAGCGTGCAGGAGACGATCACGGAGCTCTCGGCGAGGGGGCTCGCGAGGCGACGGTCGCCATCGAGAACCTCGCCGCGAGCCTGCGCAGCCTCGACCATCTCGGCGCAGTGGTCCTGGGGCGAGCGGCACCGATGCGCCGTGCCGACGGCACGAATCTCCGCGTCGAGGGTGAGCTCCGCGCATCGCTCCACGACGCCATGGCGACGCTTCGACGGTCCCTGGCACCCTCGTCCGAGGTCGGTCACCATGGCGCACGTGTCGCGGCGACACTCGTAGTAGCAGTAGCGCTCGCGGCCTCGCTTCCGGTGGCCCACCGCTACTGGCTCCCACTGACGGTCATCTTCGTGCTTCGACCAGACTTCACGACGACGCTCCGTCGTGCGTTCGCGCGCAGCATGGGCACGGTCATAGGCGTCGGGCTCGTGACTGCACTGCTCGCGCTCACACATCCATCCACCGTCACGCTGGCCGCGGCGAGTGTCGCACTCGCCGGCCTTGCCATCGCGACCCAGCGCGCGAACTACCTGCTCTTCAGCTTCGCGGTGTCATCGCTCGTCGTCGTTCTGCTCGCCTTCACGGGAGCGCCTGCGCTCGGCCTCGCGATCGACCGCAGCGTCTACACGGTGCTCGGCAGTCTCCTCGCGGTGATGGCGGTGATCGCGTGGCCGAGCTGGGAACGAGGCCGAGTCGGCGAGCGGCTCGCCACCCTCCTGGAGGCGGATGCGCAGCACGCAGCGCTACTCGGCAGCGCGTGGGAGTCAGGCACCCCGACTGCTCGGGTCGCGGTCACCGATGCGCGTCGACGAGCACGGCTGGCGCGCCAGCGGGCAGAGGCCTCGGTCAGCCGCTGGCTCGACGAGCCACGACATTCGGGCTCCGACCCCGTCAACGACGACGAGCGGGTCCTCGGCGTCCTCGCCGCCGTGCGGCGCTATGTCTGGAGCGCCCTCGTGCTGGACCGACTCCTCGACCTCGAACGCACGACACCGGCTCCAAGCGTGCCCCTCGGACGCCTCGGCAACGACCTCGCGGACCTCCTCCAAAGCTGTGCGGCGGCGGCCCGCGGAGATCGGTTCGCCGTCGACGTCGCTCGCGCCCGCACGACCCAGATCGAGCTGGCGACCGCGCTCCTCGCATCCGAGTCCAGCGCACCTCACGTCAGCGAGCGCAACCGCGTCATCATGCGCGAGACCGATCGCATGGTCGCCGCGGCAACGACCATCGCCCACCTCCTCGCGGTCAGCACTCGGCCCCGCGATCGCGAGGGCCCCGAGGACCGTGGCCTCGCCCACGACGCTCGCTGA
- a CDS encoding methylated-DNA--[protein]-cysteine S-methyltransferase — protein sequence MSSALAPHGIDATAISPHDDRGPRGAGHDVTARHVRADLGDDGRANGHDVSWSLVETPLGTVAIGLSDRGLARITFDADAVEPTPGLSPRRAALAVVVERALDAYLRGRRRDIDVPIDLAPARGIDAAVRTALVRIPYGTTASYGAIAAAIGRPRAARAVGTACARNPLPLVIPCHRVIRADGAPGHYAGGDERKTWLLRLEASTGALGPGLR from the coding sequence GTGAGCAGCGCGCTGGCACCACATGGCATCGATGCCACAGCGATCAGCCCGCACGACGATCGGGGACCCCGAGGGGCTGGTCACGACGTCACGGCACGCCACGTGCGAGCGGACCTCGGTGACGACGGCAGAGCCAACGGACACGACGTGTCGTGGTCACTCGTCGAGACACCCCTCGGAACCGTGGCGATCGGCCTCAGCGATCGTGGGCTCGCGCGCATCACGTTCGACGCCGACGCGGTCGAGCCGACGCCCGGACTCTCGCCGCGACGTGCGGCGCTCGCCGTCGTCGTCGAGCGCGCGCTCGATGCATACCTCCGTGGGCGCCGCCGTGACATCGACGTCCCCATCGATCTCGCACCAGCACGCGGCATCGACGCGGCGGTACGCACCGCGCTCGTGCGCATTCCCTACGGCACCACCGCGAGCTACGGCGCCATCGCAGCCGCCATCGGTCGGCCCCGAGCCGCGCGCGCTGTGGGCACTGCGTGTGCCCGCAATCCGCTCCCGCTCGTGATTCCCTGTCATCGTGTGATCCGCGCAGACGGTGCGCCCGGTCACTACGCCGGCGGCGACGAACGCAAGACGTGGCTCCTGCGTCTTGAGGCCAGCACCGGAGCACTGGGGCCGGGGCTACGGTGA
- a CDS encoding crotonase/enoyl-CoA hydratase family protein, which produces MGVGATVRIERAGAVWTVLIDRPAVRNAVDRPTAEALADAFRAFDADDEAAVAVLSGTGGSFCAGADLGAFGTERENRLDPTGDGPMGPTRMVLSKPVIAAIEGWAVAGGLELALWCDLRVAAEDAVLGVFSRRFGVPLIDGGTVRLPRLIGRSRALDLILTGRAVDATEALAMGLVNRVVGRGAALDAATELARQLAGFPQACLRSDRAALYAAEGQSEADALRTEFVAGQRPLEAEARAGAGRFRRGAGRHGRPLDQ; this is translated from the coding sequence ATGGGCGTGGGAGCGACGGTGCGCATCGAGCGAGCGGGTGCCGTGTGGACGGTCCTCATCGATCGGCCCGCGGTGCGCAACGCCGTCGATCGGCCGACCGCCGAGGCACTGGCCGATGCGTTCCGAGCCTTCGACGCCGATGACGAGGCCGCTGTCGCGGTGCTGAGCGGGACCGGCGGTTCGTTCTGTGCCGGTGCCGATCTCGGGGCCTTCGGGACCGAGCGCGAGAATCGTCTCGACCCGACCGGTGACGGTCCGATGGGCCCGACCCGTATGGTCCTCTCGAAGCCGGTCATCGCCGCCATCGAGGGCTGGGCGGTCGCCGGGGGTCTCGAGCTCGCCCTCTGGTGTGACCTACGGGTCGCGGCCGAGGACGCCGTGCTCGGGGTCTTCAGCCGTCGCTTTGGCGTTCCCCTCATCGACGGCGGGACCGTACGCTTACCGCGGCTCATCGGTCGATCGCGGGCTCTCGACCTGATCTTGACGGGTCGGGCGGTCGACGCGACCGAGGCGCTCGCGATGGGACTCGTCAATCGCGTCGTCGGTCGAGGGGCCGCGCTGGATGCGGCGACGGAGCTGGCGAGGCAGCTCGCTGGGTTTCCGCAGGCGTGCTTGCGCAGCGATCGCGCGGCACTGTATGCGGCCGAGGGACAGTCCGAAGCCGACGCGCTTCGCACGGAGTTCGTCGCAGGTCAGCGTCCGCTCGAGGCAGAGGCGAGAGCCGGTGCTGGGCGGTTTCGCCGTGGGGCGGGACGGCACGGACGGCCACTGGATCAATGA
- a CDS encoding FMN-binding negative transcriptional regulator has product MLIHPWDAATSEDEWRRWLAEHEPFGVLAVANLDPDEAPLVLPLHLSLVDTVLVAHLARTNPVWPHLERATRVRVAFHGDYAFIPGYWRAPDATAPADGVPTSYYSAVQFVCRPRIVDDPEAKAAILERQLGDLQPEGRHAAVVPGEPPYGTMLGAIRALELEIVEVSAKFKYDDQKPVELRDAVSAALIERDHGLDRAAASQQRRRLALLGAWRTHARSSAPSSDQTPRA; this is encoded by the coding sequence ATGCTGATTCACCCGTGGGACGCAGCCACCAGCGAGGACGAGTGGCGTCGTTGGCTCGCCGAGCACGAGCCGTTCGGCGTCCTCGCCGTCGCCAACCTCGACCCCGACGAGGCTCCCCTCGTCCTGCCGCTCCACCTCTCCCTCGTCGACACCGTGCTCGTTGCTCATCTCGCGCGCACCAATCCCGTATGGCCACACCTCGAGCGAGCCACGCGCGTGCGCGTCGCGTTCCACGGCGACTACGCGTTCATTCCGGGCTATTGGCGCGCGCCAGATGCGACGGCCCCGGCAGACGGCGTGCCGACGAGCTACTACAGCGCCGTTCAGTTCGTCTGTCGACCACGCATCGTCGACGACCCCGAGGCAAAGGCGGCGATCCTCGAGCGCCAGCTCGGCGATCTCCAGCCCGAGGGTCGTCACGCTGCCGTCGTCCCCGGCGAGCCGCCCTATGGCACCATGCTCGGCGCGATCCGAGCGCTCGAGCTCGAGATCGTCGAGGTCAGCGCCAAGTTCAAGTACGACGATCAGAAGCCGGTCGAGCTCCGTGATGCGGTGAGCGCGGCTCTCATCGAGCGCGACCACGGCCTCGATCGCGCCGCCGCCTCCCAGCAGCGACGTCGACTGGCGCTGCTCGGCGCCTGGCGAACACACGCACGCTCGAGCGCGCCGAGCAGCGACCAGACGCCTCGCGCCTAG
- a CDS encoding universal stress protein — protein MAELIVVGVDGSQPSRLALRWALAEAALRSATVRVVHVWRSPYDYELAGAGDLGPIADDTALASAARRVLDDVLADIDEDHPTVAVESVLREGDPAEQLCVEARDAQLLVVGAHGHRPFADALIGSVSARVAHHCTGAVVIVPDLGAARHRQRSHVPGH, from the coding sequence ATGGCCGAACTGATCGTCGTCGGCGTCGACGGCTCCCAACCAAGCCGACTCGCGCTCCGTTGGGCGCTCGCCGAGGCCGCCCTGCGCAGCGCGACGGTGCGCGTCGTGCATGTCTGGCGCTCGCCCTACGACTACGAACTCGCTGGAGCGGGCGATCTCGGACCGATCGCCGACGACACGGCATTGGCAAGCGCGGCTCGACGTGTGCTCGACGACGTGCTCGCCGACATCGACGAGGACCATCCCACCGTCGCCGTCGAGTCGGTCCTTCGAGAGGGAGACCCCGCTGAGCAGCTCTGCGTCGAAGCCCGCGACGCCCAGCTCCTCGTCGTCGGCGCGCACGGACACCGCCCCTTCGCCGATGCACTCATCGGGTCCGTGAGCGCCCGCGTCGCGCACCACTGCACGGGTGCGGTCGTGATCGTCCCTGATCTGGGCGCGGCCCGCCATCGTCAACGCAGCCACGTCCCTGGTCATTGA
- a CDS encoding DEAD/DEAH box helicase produces the protein MHADLTTPTSKPVAGSSFADLGVPEPLVAVATAQGLLEPTPIQRAALPDALAGRDVLGSAPTGTGKTLAFGLAVLARVSASARAKHPRALILAPTRELAMQIADALDAFARAERRSVAVFYGGVGYGRQLQQLRRGVDVVVATPGRLADLRERGDVDLSHVEVVVVDEADRMADMGFLPEVRRLVQATSSERQTMLFSATFEGPVETLVRELCHDPVRHVVTRPDDEQGEVGHHFWNVDPSERLQVTAAAVRAAGPAVVFCRTRRGADRIAERLRGEGLATAAIHGDLNQRQRERALEGFRAGRIDALVATDVAARGIHVDDVPLVIHFDPPERTTDYVHRSGRTGRAGRRGSVVSLVGPRERSFVRSLQRELGLPHGLGAPDAALLPGSGRVEHVGGRRPAVGREVEESRAASEGRGVPRQRDPRARRGSIGSRQGGAVRSDARSARADAPRGGAASPRRPRRPER, from the coding sequence ATGCATGCTGACCTCACGACGCCCACCTCCAAGCCCGTTGCTGGCTCGTCGTTCGCCGACCTCGGCGTCCCGGAACCGCTCGTGGCGGTGGCGACGGCCCAGGGGCTGCTCGAGCCGACTCCCATTCAACGCGCTGCGCTTCCGGACGCCCTCGCTGGGCGTGATGTGCTTGGCTCGGCGCCGACGGGAACCGGCAAGACGCTCGCCTTCGGTCTTGCGGTGCTCGCACGTGTCAGCGCGAGCGCACGCGCGAAGCATCCGAGGGCACTCATTCTCGCGCCCACCCGGGAGCTCGCGATGCAGATCGCGGACGCACTCGATGCCTTCGCACGTGCAGAGCGCCGCTCGGTCGCGGTCTTCTATGGTGGGGTTGGCTACGGGCGCCAGCTCCAGCAGCTGCGCCGCGGCGTCGACGTCGTCGTCGCGACGCCTGGTCGCTTGGCTGATCTCCGCGAGCGTGGCGACGTCGACCTCAGCCACGTCGAGGTCGTCGTCGTCGACGAGGCAGATCGCATGGCCGACATGGGCTTCTTGCCCGAGGTGCGTCGTCTCGTGCAGGCGACGTCGAGCGAACGTCAGACGATGCTCTTCTCGGCGACCTTCGAGGGTCCGGTCGAGACGCTGGTGCGCGAGCTGTGCCACGACCCGGTCCGCCACGTCGTGACGCGACCGGACGACGAGCAGGGTGAGGTGGGTCACCACTTCTGGAACGTCGATCCGAGCGAGCGTCTCCAGGTCACGGCCGCCGCCGTGCGAGCTGCGGGACCGGCGGTCGTGTTCTGCCGGACCCGTCGAGGCGCGGATCGGATCGCGGAGCGGCTCCGCGGCGAGGGCCTTGCGACGGCCGCGATCCACGGCGATCTCAATCAGCGTCAACGCGAACGCGCCCTCGAGGGCTTTCGTGCTGGGCGCATCGATGCGCTGGTCGCCACCGACGTGGCGGCACGCGGCATCCACGTCGATGACGTGCCGCTCGTGATCCACTTCGATCCACCAGAGCGGACGACCGACTACGTCCACCGTTCGGGCCGTACTGGTCGAGCGGGTCGGCGTGGCTCGGTGGTCTCGTTGGTCGGACCACGTGAGCGCTCCTTCGTCCGATCGCTCCAACGCGAACTCGGGTTGCCGCACGGTCTTGGAGCACCGGACGCGGCTCTCCTTCCTGGCTCAGGTCGCGTCGAGCATGTCGGGGGCCGCCGTCCCGCCGTCGGGCGCGAGGTCGAAGAGTCTCGTGCGGCGAGCGAGGGGCGGGGTGTGCCACGTCAGCGCGATCCGAGAGCCCGCCGTGGCTCTATCGGCTCGCGTCAGGGTGGCGCCGTTCGGAGCGACGCGCGTAGCGCGCGTGCGGACGCACCGAGAGGCGGGGCTGCTTCGCCTCGTCGGCCTCGTCGTCCGGAGCGCTAG
- a CDS encoding DUF1614 domain-containing protein gives MRHHGFVLAPVFFVVLGALFLGSVALIGLDVLSFAYVRVGVPAAWLFGVLVASLLGSFFNVPVWHLETPGDPYDEGIVRVFGVQYLIRRPVAPQRTVVAVNVGGALVPTALSVYLVVHDHIELVALGATVIVALVVHVVARPVRGLGIAVPTLVPAVLAALTALVITSRDVAAVAYVAGSIGVLVGADLTNMTKTRSLGAGMVSIGGAGTFDGIFVTGILAVLLAAL, from the coding sequence ATGCGCCACCATGGCTTCGTCCTGGCGCCCGTGTTCTTCGTGGTGCTGGGCGCGTTGTTCCTCGGGTCCGTTGCGTTGATCGGACTCGATGTGCTGTCGTTTGCCTATGTCCGCGTTGGCGTGCCGGCCGCCTGGCTCTTCGGTGTGCTCGTGGCGTCGCTGCTCGGAAGCTTCTTCAATGTGCCTGTATGGCACCTCGAGACGCCTGGCGATCCCTACGACGAGGGCATCGTGAGGGTGTTCGGCGTGCAGTATCTGATCCGACGCCCGGTCGCACCCCAGCGGACGGTCGTGGCGGTGAACGTCGGAGGTGCCCTCGTGCCCACCGCGTTGTCGGTCTACCTGGTCGTCCACGACCACATCGAGCTCGTTGCCCTCGGTGCCACCGTGATCGTCGCCCTGGTCGTCCACGTCGTTGCTCGACCGGTGCGCGGGCTCGGGATCGCAGTGCCGACGCTGGTGCCGGCGGTGCTCGCTGCGCTCACAGCACTCGTCATCACGAGTCGCGACGTCGCCGCGGTCGCCTACGTCGCCGGATCGATCGGAGTCCTGGTCGGCGCTGATCTGACCAACATGACCAAGACGCGTTCCTTGGGCGCTGGCATGGTCTCGATCGGCGGTGCGGGAACCTTCGATGGCATCTTCGTGACGGGGATCCTCGCCGTGCTCCTCGCGGCCCTCTAG
- a CDS encoding transposase: MGTSRRKFTLEYRTEAAHRVIDSGRSVPEVARELAIGEHNLYRWVREERRRIEAANATGSPPLTAQERTELIRLRRELEELRKDNEFLGKAAAYFAAKPPSKRDSR; this comes from the coding sequence ATGGGGACGTCGAGAAGGAAGTTCACCCTGGAGTACCGGACCGAGGCGGCCCACCGGGTCATCGACAGCGGCCGGAGCGTCCCAGAGGTGGCCCGTGAGCTCGCGATCGGGGAGCACAACCTCTATCGATGGGTGCGGGAGGAGCGCAGGCGGATCGAAGCAGCCAACGCCACTGGCAGCCCGCCCCTCACGGCGCAGGAGCGCACGGAGCTCATCAGGCTGCGCAGGGAGCTCGAGGAGCTGCGCAAGGACAACGAGTTCCTGGGAAAAGCAGCCGCGTACTTCGCCGCGAAGCCACCAAGCAAGAGAGATTCGCGCTGA
- a CDS encoding maleylpyruvate isomerase family mycothiol-dependent enzyme, translating into MDRAAQASWETWWVEGEACFAAVVATLEADALTGPSLLPGWDRATVIAHVATNADALSNLLRWAATGVPTPMYPSPEARRRAIAETASLPRDQLVARAESARGELAARMHDLAPEAWDRPVETRDGRAIVAREVVWMRCREVWVHAVDLAAGVGFESMPPALLVALADDIVAMWARRSVMAPCRLVAGEHAWGVEPPVVEVDLATAVAVLSGRTPLETLGPAVAGLGMPAWI; encoded by the coding sequence ATGGATCGCGCGGCTCAGGCGTCGTGGGAGACCTGGTGGGTCGAGGGCGAAGCGTGCTTCGCAGCCGTTGTGGCGACGCTCGAGGCCGATGCCCTGACAGGGCCATCCTTGCTCCCGGGATGGGATCGTGCGACGGTCATCGCGCACGTCGCAACGAACGCCGACGCGCTCAGCAACCTGCTCCGCTGGGCTGCAACGGGAGTTCCGACCCCGATGTACCCCTCACCGGAGGCGCGTCGTCGAGCGATCGCCGAGACGGCGAGCCTCCCTCGCGACCAGCTCGTCGCGCGAGCGGAGAGCGCGCGAGGCGAGCTCGCCGCACGCATGCACGATCTCGCTCCAGAGGCATGGGATCGCCCGGTCGAGACCCGTGACGGACGCGCGATCGTGGCGAGAGAGGTGGTGTGGATGCGTTGTCGCGAGGTGTGGGTGCACGCCGTGGACCTCGCGGCGGGCGTTGGGTTCGAGTCGATGCCTCCAGCCCTCCTCGTCGCGCTCGCGGACGACATCGTGGCCATGTGGGCGAGGCGGAGCGTCATGGCGCCGTGTCGGCTGGTCGCCGGTGAGCACGCCTGGGGCGTCGAACCGCCGGTCGTGGAGGTCGATCTCGCGACCGCGGTGGCCGTTCTGAGCGGGCGTACCCCGCTCGAGACGCTCGGCCCTGCGGTGGCAGGGCTCGGTATGCCTGCGTGGATCTGA